Proteins from a single region of Macrotis lagotis isolate mMagLag1 chromosome 2, bilby.v1.9.chrom.fasta, whole genome shotgun sequence:
- the LOC141512001 gene encoding LOW QUALITY PROTEIN: olfactory receptor 6K2-like (The sequence of the model RefSeq protein was modified relative to this genomic sequence to represent the inferred CDS: deleted 1 base in 1 codon) codes for MFFFDVESRNWTYAQEFIFSTFPHDWGDAVICFIPLLFIYAFIIVGNLVIVIVVQTDAHLHTPMYYFISSLSFLELCYTTSTIPLMLSNLLSEKKSISLNGCMVQLYFFHSTGISEVCLLTAMAFDRYLAICRPLHYATIMTPRLCVQLTLVCCICGFITPLPEVVWISTLPFCGSNHLEHIFCDFLPLLRLACTDTRAIVMIQVVDFVHAAEIVSAVLLILLSYSGIVSVILRIRSAEGRRKAFSTCASHLMVFVLFFGSVALMYLRFSATYSLFWDTVIALAFTVLSPFFNPIIYSLRNKEIKESVKKHMSQSRIFSCKIHYILINVNILL; via the exons ATGTTCTTCTTTGATGTGGAGAGCAGAAATTGGACTTATGCTCAGGAATTCATCTTCTCTACTTTTCCCCATGACTGGGGAGATGCTGTCATCTGTTTTATCCCATTGCTCTTCATTTATGCTTTCATCATTGTTGGAAACTTGGTCATTGTCATAGTGGTTCAGACAGATGCCCATCTCCACACTCCCATGTATTACTTTATCAGTTCCCTCTCTTTCCTGGAGCTTTGTTATACCACATCCACTATTCCACTCATGCTTTCCAACCTGCTCAGCGAGAAAAAGAGCATTTCCTTAAATGGTTGTATGGTGCAGctatattttttccattccaCAGGCATAAGTGAAGTGTGCCTTTTGACAGCTATGGCCTTTGATCGCTATTTAGCTATTTGCAGACCCCTTCACTATGCAACCATCATGACTCCCAGACTATGTGTCCAGTTGACTCTGGTGTGCTGTATCTGTGGCTTCATTACACCTCTGCCTGAGGTTGTATGGATCTCTACACTGCCATTCTGTGGCTCCAATCACTTGGAACACATCTTCTGTGACTTCCTCCCACTCCTCCGTCTGGCCTGCACAGACACTCGGGCCATTGTCATGATTCAGGTGGTTGATTTTGTCCATGCTGCAGAGATTGTCTCAGCTGTGCTCCTTATCCTCCTCTCTTATTCTGGTATTGTATCTGTGATCTTGCGCATCCGCTCAGCTGAAGGTCGTAGAAAAGCCTTTTCCACTTGTGCTTCTCATCTCATGGTCTTTGTGCTGTTCTTTGGTAGTGTGGCACTCATGTACCTGCGTTTCTCAGCCACATATTCCCTGTTTTGGGACACAGTGATTGCCCTGGCATTTACTGTTCTGTCCCCATTTTTCAACCCCATTATCTATAGCCTgaggaataaagaaattaaagagtcAGTG AAAAAACATATGAGTcagtcaaggatcttttcctgtaAGATACATTATATATTGATCAATGTCAATATCCTTCTGTAA